A region of the Arachis hypogaea cultivar Tifrunner chromosome 15, arahy.Tifrunner.gnm2.J5K5, whole genome shotgun sequence genome:
attaaagaaaacaacgCACTACTTGCCACTTACTAGCTACTGGATAAAGGAAAAACATTATTCATAATGGTTGATAGATCGTCtaactttaattttcatttcttaattaatttaatcatttaatTTCTCTCTTTCATAGAAATGACCATACATTATTTTTagagtaataactaataacatgTTTATAAATATCATTGATGAACTCACACTTTATATATGATTAACTTTCTACATGTCTCATTTGAATTTCAGATTTTTGAAATGTAGTAATGAATATTTTTATAGTGtatatttatcttatatttaagtcaatattaatcaatttttattttttcattaaaaatattgtCTCTTAACATCAtttcaattctaaattttataaCTTACCTGTGAAGACTGAATCTTTTAAATTTAGCGgtttaataccatgtcatgataccactcatctcaAAAATTTTAGCTGATGGTAAAAgataacactaatagttatatttctaatactccctaaacctccattatacacattatacaaatatttcattggctcctcatactttctcaTTTAATTTTACTCTCCCTAGCTCCCACTAACTAACCCTATAATAtagtctttaaaataaaaaaaaattgtcgaAGTTAAAGCATAATCTAGTTTTGTATTTAACATACAACCTAAACCACTCTCAATTAATTGATGAATAGAGAAACCAACCACACAAATAATATAATTAGTGACCGTCAATGCAATTCTTGACACACACAAAGCTTGGACTTATTCATTTGTGCACTCATTCATGTAAATATATATTCCACCTACTGCAACCACATACACATATATAATACACTAACATAACAccaaacatataaaaaataaaagaagaagaaaaaaaattgaccTAAAAATAATCACTTGGTTTATTTATGGTTTCAAACAATTAAATATATAGACAAAaccatatataaaattatattggaCACTATTATTTACAACCCAATCGTCACTCATCACATATCACCTTGATCGGTATCATCCACCGGAGTTGTAGTCCGGCCCTTCCGCCGAGACTGCCGGCGGTGGCTGCCGCCGAATTTCAACCTTCCAGTCTCCTTAAATCTTTGTTTCTCCGATGGTATAATGTCACATTCAGGTAATGGATTAGGGTACCTTAATGTATCATAACAATAAGAATAGTACATGTAACGCTGCCGGAACCGGCGCATCGCTAGGCGGCGCCTTGGGGTCACGGCAGCATAGTCTTGTGCCTCAAGATCGGCGTGTTGGTCGGAGCAAATGCTTCGGCCGGCCACGGTGGACTCTTCAATAGGGTCAACGGAGCAACCCTTGAGGACTAGGTCTTTAAATTCGGCTACAAAAGGTGCATATTTATAGTTCACTTTGTACTTTCCACCTGAAGTGGCCCAATTTGATGCATCCCAAATTGTTGCATATAATGACATTGGTTTAGATGGGTAATCAGCTCCCATTTCAGCACTTCTTAGCACCTCTCTAATTGGAACTTCATCAATGTAAAATCTGAAATAAATTCATACATAGtcgttaaaattattattaaacatatttatatttatgcctAATTTCAAACTAGAAAAaaagtaaatatatttttttgtctaaCAATTTGTTAGAAGGATAAAACATCCCTTCATGGCTTGATACTCTCTAATTCGATCATCAACTATCTAAGTAATTGGTTTAAGCGGTTCTAATTTGACACATTAATAAATTACCGTTTACAAGAGTTATTTTATTTGCTTAAatagttataaattaattaaaaaattttaaattatagaaaaatgctttgtttaaaaataaaaaaatttacttgttaaaaaattacttattaTTTTATGTACTATCTCATAACTACATggaatatataattaaatgttaGAATCCAAAAATTTGCGCTAGCTACacatagaaattattgaatttaaatatttaaaaaaataaaaataaaaaacctatTGTTTGGTAGTTGTCACACATAGGCAAATATTCCAATGaaataaaaaagagatatttGCCAGCTAGTTGTATTGAGTTTCAATTAGGTGGAACTATGGGGACAAGAAGGTTTGGCAAATGGTATAGGAATCTATGAGCTTGCTTTAGTTTGGTTGAtaattaatttaactaaattttgttGCCATTGATCATAGAGATTAATTAAAAACATAGTTCACATGCATGCTTCTTTATAGTGGACGAACTAATTCCCTGTTTTCTGATGAATTTTATTTATGCCACACTTTGTAGGTCCAGTTGGATTAAGATCAATAACAACACCGTCCTAATTAATTAACCTGCTTTATGGGTAGTTTAGAGCTTTTAATTGGATAATGAATTAGGCACATACGGTCCACTGAATTTATCTGGAGGAGAGAAATTTCAATCAAATTCTAGAagcataaataattaaattataactaattatatgtaataatacagaaattaataaattagggAAATAATGCAATTTTGTTCACCCCACAACCCACAATCTCACCGGATATTAGGCTTTCACATCAAATTAAAGAATCAATtcaaatgatgatgataatgagaaggACCATGATATTTATATGACTTGAAATAAAAGATATAGTCTCTCACATATGTCACATGTGTGATACAGATAAACATAAGGATAAACACAAATTTATGTGATTAAAAATATAagaacattattattttttgtttaatccaTTATATATCTTATCATGATCACCATAATAATGGTGAGAAGATAAtgagaataataatataattatgaaaacaaaaaaaaaatttcaagttgcaGTGTGGGCCATAATGCACTTGTCCAAACTGGAAATTATATCATTCAATTCCAAACCATCCTTTTAGCAACGAAAACTATATGCCttcaaatttcaattataatCTTATAAAAACGCATCCCACACGCAACTCCAAACACTTTAAATCCCTTCCTCACGTTtgagtccaaaaaaaaaaaacgattcATCATTGATCATACATACACAAACACATCACGTTAAAGTTTAATACTATATTCCATAAATACACATTCCAGAAAAGACTTTCCAAGCATGAGGCAAATACAAAGGCACAAAAAGGGAAGACATCATTGGAAATACCAGATAGCAAAGTGCACGATATCATCGATACAtcactattttaatatttattcttaACCTTAAGATTATGGGTACTATTTTGTATTTCTCACTACTTTGAATTTTGACAGTTTGTAATGTGTGTAACTAAATCTTGCTAATAATTAGCACGTTTATTCTTCATGGAGCAATTTTGAATTACATTAGACCACTACTACACAAGAATTCCCTTAATATTCGGGATGTAAAGTTTTGTATATGATTGTTAATTAATCTTCATGTGGTTTATTAACAATATCATATGATAATAAGCTCTAAATCATATTAATTAGGATAAGACGGCATGAATTCAACTATAAAATTTAGCTCATAAAAAACGTATATAAATTCTAATCTTCAGGCAATGCAAAGCTATAACCTGTGTACTCATTTTTGTGGGGATATATTAGGGTGAACATTAAACATTAAACAGTTGTCTACAGTTGTTTATAATTTAGCCAAACTTATCAAATCAaagatttttaactattaattttatacaaaaataattacatataaaTTTGTCATATATTATATCCATTCACAAATTAAATATTAGTtggttaacattttttatttaaatttatgagTTTATTTTGATACATTAACATGTGTAATCAATATAGAAGATAAATTACATGATTAAATACACTTCTAAAAGTCTAAAACTGTTTTACCTtggtaaaaattaaattctaaatttatatataggtgaaataaaaatattatttataaattaaaattaattattaaaatcaactactaatatatttatgtataaatatatatatatatataatttatttttagtatttatttatattttaaagtatattttatatttgtagtTAATTTgggtaattaattttagtttacaGATAGCATAGTCGTAGAtggaaaattaaaagtaattagaAGACTTACACAACATTCTTGGCAGTCCAAAGGATGCTGTATCTATGGTATTCCTTTGTAGGATCAAACCACAGGCGATACCTCTCCTCACGGCCACGGTGGGTGCTTCCGTTGCCGTACAAGTTGGTCTGAAACCGCCACGGTTTTCCCGCTAAGTTACCAAGGAATTCAAAGTCCAACTCATCGTGTGTCTTCTCGAACACATCACCATTTGACGTCtaccaaaatttaaaagaaaaatattgaagtaaaaaataataaaatcaaaatctaCAATAATCAATTCATCATCATGAGTATGTAGAAGTAATCATGAAACCTAATTAAAGTTTCATAAGTGAACACAGTATGGGGCAACCATTGTTGAAGAGTGCAAAAATCTTAAATTGTACGTACCTATCTTCAATAATAATCTTCAATTGACTTTTCACTCATTGTCAGcaatttttaaatatcttttaatcGAATTAATTAAAGCAGTAAAGTTTGACTAATATTTAATTAGTTGCGCGTTTTACTGATCCCAACGGAataattcaaaacaaaaaaagtaaaaatgaaaCAAGGAAGGAAAGAATCCATGCATGATGAGAAAACGAAAAAAGTTTGGGATTTACACGGAATAATCAATTCATTTCCataaagaaattaaaggaatAAGCGCAGTTCAACCGAGATTGATGGATGCTAATGctataatttcaatttatatattatttcatagaagaatcaaataaaataattgtttTAGTGACTTACATAAAAAGCGACGCAAATTCCAGCTGTATAATTTGATGGCAACTTGATATTAGCGCTGAAGAATCCATATTTGTACATACTCGATGATATGAAGCCAGAACCTGCTCAATTTTACGGAATTGTGAAAATTATAGATTTGGAgagatgaaaagaagaagaaaatagagagaattgAATTTACCGGTGAAGCGATCGAGGAGGAGATTAACGCCGTTGCCGTCATCGGAGCGAACG
Encoded here:
- the LOC112747448 gene encoding probable xyloglucan endotransglucosylase/hydrolase protein 30, which produces MDHNNTLRRFGEIIPKTHRNHNFLLSLFLFFFFFFFFFFSSHAAFDLATIPFNDGYSPLFGDSNVVRSDDGNGVNLLLDRFTGSGFISSSMYKYGFFSANIKLPSNYTAGICVAFYTSNGDVFEKTHDELDFEFLGNLAGKPWRFQTNLYGNGSTHRGREERYRLWFDPTKEYHRYSILWTAKNVVFYIDEVPIREVLRSAEMGADYPSKPMSLYATIWDASNWATSGGKYKVNYKYAPFVAEFKDLVLKGCSVDPIEESTVAGRSICSDQHADLEAQDYAAVTPRRRLAMRRFRQRYMYYSYCYDTLRYPNPLPECDIIPSEKQRFKETGRLKFGGSHRRQSRRKGRTTTPVDDTDQGDM